One Palaemon carinicauda isolate YSFRI2023 chromosome 5, ASM3689809v2, whole genome shotgun sequence DNA window includes the following coding sequences:
- the LOC137640906 gene encoding piggyBac transposable element-derived protein 4-like, whose protein sequence is MAVFGCRTPAEVFDKFLTNIMLAEVVIHTNDKILTLRNKYKRQNDPTFKDVTLMELRAFLGILIMTGARKDNHLTAEEMFSKSLGCPFYRSIMSERHFAFIQRALRFDSIATREERVTHDKFAPIRNFWDQVIANCIANYEPSRHLTVDEQLLGFRGRCRFRMYILNKPAKYGIKLVMACDADTFYMCNAIPYLGKGTTLGEYFRWS, encoded by the exons atggctgtcttcgggtgtaggactcctgctgaagtgtttgacaaatttttgacaaatataatgcttgcagaagtggtcatccacaccaatgacaaaatcctaaccctacggaacaaatacaagcggcaaaatgaccccaccttcaaggatgtgaccctcatggagttacgtgccttccttgggatcctcatcatgacaggggcacggaaggacaatcatctgacagcggaagagatgttctctaagtctctaggatgtcccttctacaggagcaTCATGAGTGAGCGCCACTTCGCCTTTATTCAGAGGGCCCTACGTTTTGACAGCATTGCCACGAGGGAGGAGCGTGTGACACATGACAAATTTGCTCCCATAAGGAATTTTTGGGACCAGGTCATTGCCAATTGCATTGCCAACTATGAACCCAGTAGGCATCTCactgtggatgagcagctcctcggcttcaggggacggtgccgtttcaggatgtacatcctgaataaaccagcaaa gtatggcatcaagttagttatggcatgtgatgcagacacgttctacatgtgcaatgctattccctacctgggcaagggaaCTACCTTGGGAGAATACTTCCGTTGGAGCTAA